The genomic interval CGGATTTTGCGGCCGTGTCCCTGCAGCGCCTGCTCGACGAGCGGTTTGACGTGGTCGGCGTATTCACGCAGCCGGACAAGCCGAAAAACCGCGGCATGAAGCTCCAGCCGAGCCCGGTCAAGGAGATCGCGCTCGCGGCGGGGCTGCCGGTGTTCCAGCCGGCAAAGATGCGCGACGGCACGGCGCTGGCTGATCTCCAGAGCCTGCGGCCGGACATTCTCGTTGTTGTGGCCTATGGCCGCATTCTGCCGGATGACCTGCTCGCGGTCGCGCCCTACGGGGCGGTGAACGTCCACGGCTCGCTGCTGCCGAAGTACCGCGGCGCTGCGCCGATCCAGTGGGCAGTGCTCAACGGCGATGCCGTGACCGGTGTTTCGACCATGTACCTCGACCGCGAAATGGATACCGGCGACGTGATCTATACCGCTCAGACGCCGGTCGGTGAATTCGAGACGGCGGGAGAGCTCTTCGACCGCCTTGCCGTCATGGGAGCGGATCTGCTCGTGCGCACGCTGCGCGATATCGCCGCGGGCACCGCGCCGCGCACGCCGCAGGATCACAGCCAGGCGACGTATACCCGTCCGCTCACGCGCGACGATTCGCCCATCGACTGGGATCAGAACCCGCGCGCGATCATCAAGCACATCTGCGGTCTCGAGCCGTGGCCCGTCGCAACAGCGGAGCTCGGCGGGCAGACGTTCAAGATCCATGCGGCGGATTACTCCGAGCGCACGACGCACAAAGCGCCCGGAACGATCGTGGCCGCCGGGAAAGACGGCGTCACGGTTGCCTGCGCCGGTGGGCAGACGGTGCGCATCACGCAGCTGCAGGTGCCGGGGAAAAAGCGCATGTCGGCGGCCGACTACCTGCTCGGGCACACGCTGCCCGTTGAGGGCTGACCATGGCCATGACTGCCCGGGAAGCCGCCTGGACTGCGCTGCAGCGCTGGCGCAAAAACGGCGCGTGGTCGGACGCTGCGCTCCATGCCGTCCTGCAAAATGCACAGCTGGAGCCGCGCGATGCCGCGCTTGCGGCGCGCATCTGCTACGGCACGCTGCAAAATCTGACCCTGTTGGATCATTATCTTTCCGTCTACTGCACAACGCCGCTGCAAAAGCTCGAGCCGAAGGTGCTCGACCTGCTGCGGCTGTCGGCTTATCAGATCGTGCTGCTGGATAAAATCCCGCCGCGCGCCGCCGTGAACGAGGCGGTCGCGCTCTGCCGCAAGGGCGGCTGTGCGCGTGCATCCGGTCTTGTCAACGCGGTGCTGCGCCGTGTGGCGGAGCACCGGGACGCGCTGCCGGAGATTCCGGGCGCGGGCACGGCGGACTATCTTGCCGTGCGCTACAGCCACCCGCAGTGGCTGGCACAGCGGTATATCGACGCGCATGGTTATGCGTTTGCCGAGCAGGCGCTGGCGGCGAACAACGCCGACGCTCCGGCCTGCCTGCAGGTGAACACCCTGAAAACGACAGCGGATGCTCTCATGGCGTCCCTGCACGCGGACGGCATCGAGGCAGAGCCGCACCCGTGGCTTCCGGACGCGCTGCTGTGCCATGGCGGCAATCTGGCGGCCGCGCGCGCCTTTGCTGACGGCTGGTTTTATGTGCAGGACGCGGCCGCGCACTGCGCGGCGCTCGTTTCCGGCGTGCAGCCGGGTATGCGCGTGCTCGATGCCTGCGCCGCACCCGGCGGCAAAAGCTTCGCCGCCGCCGTGCAGATGTACGATCAGGGATGTATGATTTCCTGCGATATTCACGAAAATAAATGGAAGCGCATCCGCGCCGGCGCTGAGCGGCTGGGGCTGACGTGCATTTCAACGCGCACGATGGATGCCCGCCGCCCGGATGCGGACCTGATCGGAGCGATGGACGTGGTGCTGGCCGATGTGCCGTGCTCCGGTCTGGGCGTCATCCGCAAGAAGCCGGAGATCCGCTTCAAAGATCCGGCGGAGCTTGCGCGTCTGCCGGCCATTCAGCGCGACATTCTCACCGGTCTTGCGCCGTGCGTGAAGCCCGGCGGCGTGCTGGTATATTCCACGTGCACGGTGCTCGCGCGGGAGAACGAAGATGTTGTGCGCGACTTCCTGCACACGCATCCGGAGTTTTCCGCCGAGGCGTTTTCGCTGCCGCTGCCGGGGGCGGACACGGCGGACGGTATGTTCACCTTCTGGCCGCAGGAACACGGCACGGACGGATTTTTTGTTTGTAAGCTGAGGAGACACGAATGAGAGACATCAAAGCCATGCTCCCCGAGGAGATCGCGGCGGCCCTCGCCGAAATGGGGCAGCCGAAATACCGCGCCAAGCAGATTTTTCAGTGGCTCGCGCGCGGCGTGACGTCGTTTGACGAGATGACGAACCTGTCCAAGGACCTGCGCGCCGCGCTCTCCGAGCGCTTTTTCATCTCCAAGCTCGAGATGCTGCGCAAGCAGGTGTCAGCCATCGACGGGACGATCAAATATCTCTGGCAGCTCGGCGACGGCAATGCCGTCGAGACCGTCGTCATGCACTACAAGCACGGCAATACGGTCTGCATCTCCTCGCAGGTCGGCTGCCGGCAGGGGTGCGCGTTCTGCGCGTCGACGATCGGCGGCCTGATCCGCAATCTTGAGCCGTCGGAAATGCTCGACGAGGTGCTCTATTCCGAGCGGGAGTCCGGCAGCAAGATCTCCAACATCGTCCTCATGGGCATCGGCGAGCCGCTCGATAACTTTGACAATGTCATGCGCTTTCTTGCGCTGGTCAACCACCCGGACGGGGAAAACATCGGCATGCGCCACATTTCGCTGTCCACGTGCGGCCTCATCGAGCGCTTTGACGATCTGGCGGCGCGCGACCTGCAGCTGACGCTGTCGGTCTCCCTGCACGCGCCGGACGATGCCACCCGCTCGAAGATCATGCCGGCCAACCACGGCCGCGGCGTGGCGGCGCTCATTGACGCCTGCGCCCGGTATTATGAAGCGACCGGTCGGCGCATTTCCTTTGAATACGCCATGATCGACGGCGTGAACGACACGCCGGAGCACGCCAGGCTGCTGGCCAAGCACGCGCGGCGTGTCTGCGCGCACGTGAACCTCATCCCGCTCAACCACGTGGAAGAGCGCGCGTTCCGGCCGTCCACGCCGGAGCATCTCAAGGCGTTCATCCGCATTCTGGAGCGGGCGGGCGTGAATGTGACCGTGCGCCGCAAGCTCGGCAGCGATGTGGATGCGTCCTGCGGCCAGCTGCGCAAAAAGGTCGCCGATCATCGAGCCTGAAGGGGGAGAGCCCATGCATTGCTTTGCACAGTCGGACAGGGGGACCGTCCGCAAGGAGAATCAGGATCGCGCCGCCTGTGCGCACATCCGGCGCAAGGGCTGCACCGTCGCCGTCGTCTGCGACGGGATGGGCGGCGCTGCCGGGGGGAAGCTCGCAAGCGATTTGGCAGCGTCCACGTTTCTGGCGGATTTTCGCCGCGAAATGATGGCGGGCAGCGCGGTCGAACCCGCCATGCGCCACGCCTGCGACGCGGCCAACCGCGCGGTCTATGACCGTGCGTGCGCGGAGCCTGACCTGCGCGGCATGGGCACGACGATCGTCGCCGCCTGCGTGCGCCGCGGAAGGCTTACGGTGCTGCACGTTGGCGACAGCCGCGCATATCTGGTCGGGCTGCGCCGAATGCAGCAGCTGACGACGGATCACTCGCTCGTGCAGGAGCTGGTCGCAAGCGGTCAGGTGCTGCCGGAGCAGGCACACCGTCACCCGCGGCGGAACGTGATCACGCGCGCCGTCGGCGTCGGCCCACAGGTCGAGCCGGACTGCCGCACGCTGCCGTTTCCGCTGGGTGCGCGGCTGCTGCTGTGCACGGATGGGCTGTCCAACACGCTGTCGGAGGGCCAGATGCATGATTTTTGCCGCGGCTCGCGGGATGCAAAGCAGATCTGCGGCCGCCTGATCGCGGCGGCGCTGGCACGCGGTGCGCGCGACAATGTGACCGCGCTCGTTCTTTTCCGCTGAAGCGCAACAGGGGGATCACTATGGAACAATCAATGAATCGCTATATCGGTCAGATGCTCGACGACCGCTACGAGATCCTGGAGATCATCGGCAGCGGCGGTATGTCGGTCGTCTACAAGGCCATGTGCCACAAGCTGCACCGCTATGTTGCCGTCAAGATCCTGCGCGATGAGATGGCGGCGGATGCCGAGCTGAAAAACCGCTTTCAGGCGGAGGCGCACGCGGTCGCCATGCTCTCGCAGCCGAATATCGTTTCGGTCTACGATGTCGGCCACAGCGGCGAGACGGAGTATATTGTCATGGAGCTCATCGAGGGCGAGACGCTCAAACAGCGCATGGCGGAGCACGGTGTATTCAGCGCCACGGAGGCGCTGCACTACGCCACGCAGATCTGCAAGGCGCTGCAGCACGCGCACGCCCACGGCATCGTCCACCGGGACATCAAGCCGCAGAACATCATGATCACGAACGATGACATGGTCAAGGTCGCTGACTTCGGCATCGCCGCGCTCGAGAACATTCACGAGGAGCGCAGCGGGCAGGCCATCGGCTCCGTGCACTATATCGCGCCCGAGCAGGCCAAGGGCCTCAATGCCGACGCGCGCAGCGACCTGTATTCCCTCGGCGTCGTGCTCTATGAGATGCTCACGGGCCACCTGCCGTATGACGCGGACACCCCGGAGGAGATCGCGCTCATGCACATCGCCGGCAGCGCCAAGCCGCCGCAGGAGTGGAACAGCGACATCCCCGAGGAGCTTGAGCGCATCACGCTCCGCGCCATGGAGCCGGATCTGCGCAAGCGCTATCAGTCGGCGGGGGAGATGCTCAAAGCGCTCAATGCCTGCAAAAAGCACCTCAATCAGCAGCGTCCGCTTGTCGAGCGGCGGCGGGAGAGCGCGGAGAAAAAGGACTCCTTTTTCGGTGTGGGTCAGGATCTGACGGAGGAAGCATACCAGCGCCGGCGCAAGCGGGCCAAGCGCGTGAGTTATTTCACGGGCATTTTCTCGGTCGGCGTCTTTGCCATTTTGCTGTTTGTGTTTCTGTGGAATTTCTGGCTTGAGGATCTGTTCCGCACGGCGGAGCGCGTGGATGTGCCGGACTTTACCGGCAAGTCCTACGAGGCGGTCGTCAACGACAAGCAGTATGCCGATTACCACTTCACGGTCGTATACACGGTCGATCCCGACGTGCCGGACGGCATCATCATCGAGCAGGATCCGGCGGCGGGCAAGAGCCGCATGCGCGTCTCGGACGGCATCAACGTGCAGCTCACCGTCAGCACCGGCGTCGTCATGACCGATGTGCCGTATGTCATCAACGAGGACTATGAGAAGGCGACGGCCGCGCTGGAAAAAGCCGGCTTTACGGTCACGACGGAGTTTCAGGCCTCCAAGGACGTGACGGCAAAGTATGTCATCAGCTGCGAGCCTGCGCCCGGCGAAAAGGCGGCCGCAGGGTCGAGCGTGAAGCTGATCGTCAGTGGCGGCCCCGAGCTGCGCCCGGTCACGGTGCCTGACCTGTCGGAGCTGACGGAGTCAGCCGCCATCGCGCGCATCGAGAGCAGCGGCCTGTGCTATGGCGGCACGTACAAAGAGACCAACGACGCCAAGCAGGGCACAGTCTTTAAGCAGAGCGCGCCGGCCAACACACAGCTCACGGAGTACAGCAAGGTCTATATCTGGGTCTCCGACGGGCCGAAAAAACCGTAAAGATGAGATAAAGGAGCAACAACGCTTATGGTGCAGGGTGTCATCATCAAGGCGCTCAGCGGCTTTTACTATGTGGCCGCCGGCGATCAGATCGTGGAGTGCAAGGCCCGCGGCCGTTTCCGGTACGACGGGTGCAGTCCGCTGGTCGGCGACCGTGTGGAGGTCAGCTTCGATGCGCACGGCAAGGGCCGCATCGACACCGTCCTGCCGCGGCGCAATGCGTTCATCCGCCCGGCAGTGGCGAATATTGACCAGCTCATCATGATCGCGGCGAACGTCAACCCCGTCACCGATCCGTTTCTGATCGACCGCGTGGTCGCCATCGCGGAAAATGCCGACTGCGAGCCGGTCGTCTGCCTCAATAAGTGCGACCTTGACCCGGCGGATCATCTCTATGCTATTTACCGCTCCATCGGCTTTCGTGTCCTGCGCACGAGCGCGGCGACGGGGCTCGGCGTCGACGAGCTGCGCGATGCACTGCGCGGGAAGACCAGTGCCTTCACCGGCAACTCCGGCGTCGGCAAATCGAGCCTGCTCAATGCGCTCGATGCGTCGTTCGGCATTGCGACCGGGGCCGTCAGCGAGCGGCTCGGCCGCGGCAAGCACACAACGCGCCATGTCGAGCTCTATGCGCTTGGAGCGGATACGTTCGTCGCCGATACGCCGGGTTTTGCCTCGTTTGAGGTGGACATGGTCGACCCCATCTCGTGCGAAAATCTGCAATATGCGTTCCGGGAGTTTCGACCGTATATCGGCCAGTGCCGATTTCGTGACTGCGCGCACCTGAAAGAGCCCGGCTGCGCCGTCCTCGCCGCCGTGGCGGCAGGCAAGATCGCGCCGGAGCGCCACGAGAGCTATGCGCGCCTGTACGCGCTCTCGGCCCAGGTCAATGACTGGGAAAAGAAGAAGTGACGCACCAAAGCGCCGCCCTCCGCATACACTGTAGGGAGAACCTGCAAGCGGAGGGCGGTGCTTTATGTTTCGACGGCGGGGGATTTGCTTCTGGATCGGCATCGCGTGCGTGGTCGCCGGTGTGTTCATCATTCTGGCGCTGGTGCTGCCGGCCGGCTTCTGGTGGTTTGCGCTCGGCGGTGCGCTCATTGCGGCAGGCGTGTGGCTGCTGCGCTGTTGATGGCGGCATAACCGGCGCGCGCCCGGCATAAGGATGTACAAAAACGACAAGGAGCACATCTTTATGGAACTACAACTGGGCAAGCAGAAACGCATGATGTACGCGCGGGTGTTTGACCGCACGGAGGAAGAGACCTGCAGCGTGGACGCCGTTGTGCCCGATGCGCTGGGGGACATCGGCGCGATCGTGGTCGCGGAGGGCACGTTCTGCCTCTGGAATCTGGATTTTTCGGACAAGAGCGCGCAGATCGAGGGCAGCATCGCGGCCGATGTGGTCTACGCGGAGGAGGGCGGCGCTCTGCGCAGCTTCCCGGTGGAGCTGCCGGTGAAGGTGCGCATCAGCGGCGAGACGCTCTCGCCGCACGTGCGGCCGTGGCTGCGCTGTACGCTCACCGCGCTGGACGCGCGCGCCGTCAATTCGCGCAAGGTGCGTGTCACGGCGCGGCTGAGCCTGTGCCTGCATGCTTATCGGGAGACGGAGCTCGCGCTCACGGACCGGATCGAGGGCGACGGCGGCGCAGTGTTCACGCGCACGGAAACGCTCCGCGTGCAGATTCCGGTGTCCGTGGAGGAAAAGACGTTCACCGTCTCGGAGACGCACCGCTTCCTGTCCGGCCAGCCCGAGGCCGACCGCCTGCTCTGCCATACGGAGACCGTGCTGCTCGACGATGTCAGCGCGGCCGGCAGCCGCGTCATTTTGCAGGGGCGTGTGTGCGCGGCAGTCACCTATCTCCCGCAGGGGCAGATGTGCCCGGTGGTCGAGACCTTTGAGACGGCGTTTTCCCAGATGCTCGAC from Clostridiales bacterium carries:
- the fmt gene encoding methionyl-tRNA formyltransferase; the protein is MRIVFMGTPDFAAVSLQRLLDERFDVVGVFTQPDKPKNRGMKLQPSPVKEIALAAGLPVFQPAKMRDGTALADLQSLRPDILVVVAYGRILPDDLLAVAPYGAVNVHGSLLPKYRGAAPIQWAVLNGDAVTGVSTMYLDREMDTGDVIYTAQTPVGEFETAGELFDRLAVMGADLLVRTLRDIAAGTAPRTPQDHSQATYTRPLTRDDSPIDWDQNPRAIIKHICGLEPWPVATAELGGQTFKIHAADYSERTTHKAPGTIVAAGKDGVTVACAGGQTVRITQLQVPGKKRMSAADYLLGHTLPVEG
- the rsmB gene encoding 16S rRNA (cytosine(967)-C(5))-methyltransferase RsmB, producing MAMTAREAAWTALQRWRKNGAWSDAALHAVLQNAQLEPRDAALAARICYGTLQNLTLLDHYLSVYCTTPLQKLEPKVLDLLRLSAYQIVLLDKIPPRAAVNEAVALCRKGGCARASGLVNAVLRRVAEHRDALPEIPGAGTADYLAVRYSHPQWLAQRYIDAHGYAFAEQALAANNADAPACLQVNTLKTTADALMASLHADGIEAEPHPWLPDALLCHGGNLAAARAFADGWFYVQDAAAHCAALVSGVQPGMRVLDACAAPGGKSFAAAVQMYDQGCMISCDIHENKWKRIRAGAERLGLTCISTRTMDARRPDADLIGAMDVVLADVPCSGLGVIRKKPEIRFKDPAELARLPAIQRDILTGLAPCVKPGGVLVYSTCTVLARENEDVVRDFLHTHPEFSAEAFSLPLPGADTADGMFTFWPQEHGTDGFFVCKLRRHE
- the rlmN gene encoding 23S rRNA (adenine(2503)-C(2))-methyltransferase RlmN, with amino-acid sequence MRDIKAMLPEEIAAALAEMGQPKYRAKQIFQWLARGVTSFDEMTNLSKDLRAALSERFFISKLEMLRKQVSAIDGTIKYLWQLGDGNAVETVVMHYKHGNTVCISSQVGCRQGCAFCASTIGGLIRNLEPSEMLDEVLYSERESGSKISNIVLMGIGEPLDNFDNVMRFLALVNHPDGENIGMRHISLSTCGLIERFDDLAARDLQLTLSVSLHAPDDATRSKIMPANHGRGVAALIDACARYYEATGRRISFEYAMIDGVNDTPEHARLLAKHARRVCAHVNLIPLNHVEERAFRPSTPEHLKAFIRILERAGVNVTVRRKLGSDVDASCGQLRKKVADHRA
- a CDS encoding Stp1/IreP family PP2C-type Ser/Thr phosphatase, which gives rise to MHCFAQSDRGTVRKENQDRAACAHIRRKGCTVAVVCDGMGGAAGGKLASDLAASTFLADFRREMMAGSAVEPAMRHACDAANRAVYDRACAEPDLRGMGTTIVAACVRRGRLTVLHVGDSRAYLVGLRRMQQLTTDHSLVQELVASGQVLPEQAHRHPRRNVITRAVGVGPQVEPDCRTLPFPLGARLLLCTDGLSNTLSEGQMHDFCRGSRDAKQICGRLIAAALARGARDNVTALVLFR
- the pknB gene encoding Stk1 family PASTA domain-containing Ser/Thr kinase is translated as MEQSMNRYIGQMLDDRYEILEIIGSGGMSVVYKAMCHKLHRYVAVKILRDEMAADAELKNRFQAEAHAVAMLSQPNIVSVYDVGHSGETEYIVMELIEGETLKQRMAEHGVFSATEALHYATQICKALQHAHAHGIVHRDIKPQNIMITNDDMVKVADFGIAALENIHEERSGQAIGSVHYIAPEQAKGLNADARSDLYSLGVVLYEMLTGHLPYDADTPEEIALMHIAGSAKPPQEWNSDIPEELERITLRAMEPDLRKRYQSAGEMLKALNACKKHLNQQRPLVERRRESAEKKDSFFGVGQDLTEEAYQRRRKRAKRVSYFTGIFSVGVFAILLFVFLWNFWLEDLFRTAERVDVPDFTGKSYEAVVNDKQYADYHFTVVYTVDPDVPDGIIIEQDPAAGKSRMRVSDGINVQLTVSTGVVMTDVPYVINEDYEKATAALEKAGFTVTTEFQASKDVTAKYVISCEPAPGEKAAAGSSVKLIVSGGPELRPVTVPDLSELTESAAIARIESSGLCYGGTYKETNDAKQGTVFKQSAPANTQLTEYSKVYIWVSDGPKKP
- the rsgA gene encoding ribosome small subunit-dependent GTPase A, coding for MVQGVIIKALSGFYYVAAGDQIVECKARGRFRYDGCSPLVGDRVEVSFDAHGKGRIDTVLPRRNAFIRPAVANIDQLIMIAANVNPVTDPFLIDRVVAIAENADCEPVVCLNKCDLDPADHLYAIYRSIGFRVLRTSAATGLGVDELRDALRGKTSAFTGNSGVGKSSLLNALDASFGIATGAVSERLGRGKHTTRHVELYALGADTFVADTPGFASFEVDMVDPISCENLQYAFREFRPYIGQCRFRDCAHLKEPGCAVLAAVAAGKIAPERHESYARLYALSAQVNDWEKKK